Part of the Poecilia reticulata strain Guanapo linkage group LG2, Guppy_female_1.0+MT, whole genome shotgun sequence genome is shown below.
AAAACTGACCGTCCAGTCGTGGAAAATATGGAACATTTCATGTTCATAACAAATGAGCAGATTTGGTGAGGGTAAAAATCCACATCCTGCAGAGACTTGAACGAACTTACTACAAAGCACTGCCAAACTATTCTGTTGGTCTGTATAAACAGTATAATGTGCTTCATATAGCTGAAATGAATGGCTTGGCAGTGACTCCATGACTTGAACTGAAGAGTGTGCAGAGCACTAGCAGACAAACACTGCCATGTTGAGTTTCCTTGTCAACCCACAGTAAAGGAAATTCCCTATAGGAAAAAGCCTGATGCTTAGCGAATAATCAGTGAGGATGGGAATGGTGCAGGCTGTGTGTTCTGGCTCTGTTGGCTCAGCGGAGGCCTTGGATTCAGTGCGACCTCACCCTTGCACCACCTTTGTTTCAGGATTGCGTAACACCCAACATCATGAAGACGAGGACAAATCTGGTTGTAGTGTTGGGACTGCACACGTGAACGctagaaaacagttttttctgtgTCATTTCAAAGTGTACAAGTAATGATATTTGGTGTGGTATTGACTTGTTTtctattgtaaaataaatgtagaataaCACCCTTACGCTGTGGCTAAACTGGGACAAGTCTGAAGAGCTGAAAATACGTGTCTGACTTCTtccttttgtaatttttttcattccttGAGTCCAACCTTCCAAGTTTTCTAActcatttccttccttttcccCATGCTTGTCTCCTGCCTTATGTAGGAGCCATTTCTTTGtattctgatgattattttttggtttgtattttatgaaaatatcagTAACTTACAATTTATACAGCTTTGGTTTTCTCGGAAATGCAAAGgttctggaaaaaataagtGCCTTGGTCATGCTTCCAAGAGGGAAACTGGTACGTTTCCCTCTGTGGAAGaccttgtttgttttcaggttattaaatttgaaaattacaattgatatATTtccttacctttttttttcttaataccACAAACATGGTATCAGTTTCAGATGTACTCAAACCTGAAAAAGCCATCCCAGGCTGTTTATCATATACAGTTCTGCATCTTGTTTGTCCATGAACTTCAGGGATAAGAAGAGGTGGCAGAGTTCCTTCTGAAAAATGGCGAAAGATGGTTTCGTTTtaagaaaatgacatttgtgAATGAAGAACTTGCCCATGATCATTATTATATTTAGTAGcctttcaaatttcttttctcTACACTTTTATTAATTACTCtttcataaaacaatttaaaaaccaaaatctggacagtttttattttagggtaagagtgctttaaaaaaaggtaaaaagacaGACCCCACATAATTGAGATACATTGGGTTAATTTCTCATGTAgttaattatgttaaaatacTGGTTCCTGTCATATGATTCAAtacaattattaataattacagttttttctgtttagttgaCTGTTTGATAAGGATTTACTCCGtgtgaagaaataaacaaaaataatttcattggATTTTCTGCCTTTATTATGTTGACAAAGCCTTTTGATGGATTATGGTTAGGTTTTTTTAAGCAAGGTTGGTAGCGATCTGCCCATTATATAATAGAAAGTTAGTAAAAAAACCACTGCATGGGGCTTCATTAAAGTCATTCTAAATAGTTATGATACAAGTCTAAGTCTGGAAAGCAGAACTGTTTTTCTCGGAAATACAAAGgttctggaaaaaataagtGCCTCGGTCATCCTTCCACAAAGGGAAACCGGTAAGTTCTAGCAGCAAAAGTCCTTGTTTGTTTTCGGGTtattaaatttgtaaattataattgatttatttccttAACTTTAAGTAgttgtttcaaatattttttatatgtgtTTATCAATGTCATTATTTGCCAAAAAATGTAGTTGACTCTAAAGCATTGGGAACCACTATTCATCTATCTGTTTCTAGTGCATTTTATATCCAACGGACCCATTTCCTTCAACCACTCCGCTCTGATTTTGGTCCGTCCTTCCGACTTCCGCCTCAGCTAAGAGCCGAGGTGAGTACGTTTATCGGGATCAAAACCTTCTACAATCCATCATCATCCTCTGttttaaaaggaataaaattaCGCTTTAGCATTATAAGTATGTATATAAGGACACTATAAAAGGTCACATTGTGTTTTAGATAGTTTAACGTATGATTTGGTAGTTAAAACGATGAGATGCAGCAGGGGATCGGGAGATGTGGCTTCAGCTAGCGTGGCTAATCTAAGTACARTTACTCTGTTTTAGAAACAGAATTGGtcctttattaaattatttttattgcattttcagctTATATAAACTAATTTGTATATTATTTGTAATAATGTCATAGTTTGCCAAATTAATGCTAACGCGGCGGTTTTCTGTAAGATAGATGCTAGTTGAGGTTGAAGCTGCTTTGTAGTTTTAGCACTTGTTCCAAAAGCAACTAAATCGGTACTGTAATATATTAATGTTCTCCAGATGGCCCCAACcaagaaaggagagaaaaagaagggGCGTTCAGCCATTAACGAGGTGGTGACCAGAGAGTACACCATCAATATCCACAAGCGCATTCATGGAGTGTGAGtactgcaggaaaaacaaaatattttatgcgTAGTCCATTTGGGAAGCTtctgtttaatttgtaaaatctTTATTATCAAGCCTGTcctaatttttttaacattaggaCAGGTCAAAATACTAAAATGTATTGActcctaaatatttttgttgttagaaattcaataaaaatcaaaacggGCTAAAAcgtgtttttctgtctctgtttatGCAGATTTCCATCACCGTTTAATATTCTTGATTGTACATAAAGAGCAAAAAGTTATAAACTGCAAATGGTCGTGTAAACAATCCGACAATGTGTGAATTTCATTTCGTCCTCCTTTCTGCTGTTAATGTGACTGAAATGTCTCGTGCAGGGGTTTCAAGAAGAGGGCTCCCCGTGCCATCAACGAGATCCGCAAGTTCGCCATGAAGGAGATGGGAACTCCTGATGTCCGCATCGACACTCGCCTTAACAAGGCGGTGTGGAGCAAGGGGATCAggtcagtctgtctgtctgatttccactaataaacaaaaaagaaattaataagcTTAAGatcaagaaaaacattatttgaatttcccctttttttgttgttgttgttgttgaaatgcATGATRGTGCAGGAGGCTCTGGCCTTATGTAATATGAAATCGCACCTAAATCATAGTTTCATTTTGGCTGCTCTCTATCCACTAATGTGTGCAATGTGTTTAAAAGCTTTacattaatatttctttttgtggTTGGGATCATTGGAAAATATTGGACGAATTTTAACTCAAATTGGTGACAATTGTACTACACACATAGTGATCTGAATCTGCTACCTTTATAGCtccaaatattgtttttgtgctttctggaaTTGATACATTGTGCtgtagaaattattattttttgctgatttaATTGGGCTGTTGGTTCTGATGAAAAATGAAGATGTCAACAAAACTGAACTTGGACGTAGCGGTGCAAACAGATGATGAGGTTTTATTCCAGCTTGTTTGGCACTTGAAGCAGCTGTTGAGTCGCCTTCTCCTGATGTGTTGTGCAGGAACGTGCCGTACAGGATGCGCGTACGGCTGTCCAGGAAGCGTAACGAGGATGAGGACTCTCCCAACAAACTCTACACCCTGGTCACATACGTTCCTGTCACCACATGCAAAGGTAAAATCCTCAGGCCGCTGGCTCTGAAGCGTCCGTACAAGCAATATAGATGTTTAATcatttgtttctcctttttccaACAGGTCTGCAGACTGTCAACGttgatgaaaattaaatttgtggaataaatgaaaaataaaaaatagaaaaagcttgtctttgtctttttgtttagCTCATTCTTGTCACTTATTTGTTCCCATAAGGAACATGGTGAAAATGGCCAGATGCATTTCTTTATGAAAATGACCTGAAAGTTACAGACTGAACTTTCTCAAATCTCATGTTGCAACCATGAaattctaaatgtattttactagAGTTTTGTCAGGCCAATACAAATGAGAGCATGATGGGAAGtaagacattttcttctgtATATATTTATAGGAAAAGTAGTTTCCAACtaaagatttgaaaattgatCTAAAGAATATGTTTAATAGTCATTTCTTGTGGAAATTTTATCATAGTTCAGTGAAAAATATGCCAAAACAggcatttattttgtatatgttttaaccaaaagttAGTAAGAGTTTTgattaaatatggaaaacaaaaagtcaaattttggattttaatcaaataattctGAGAGAACAGACAGCATTCTGACTATTAAAGATGGAATCATTCTTTTTGTTCCACAAGTGGGAAATTTAGGCTGTCAAGATGACAGACAGTGGACAGAacaagagaaacagagaaaacatacAAGCTAGActgaaatatatgaaaatattaaatagaaaaatacagatgtgtatatatatatataaatatacataaatattcAATTATATCTTAAATcgaaagtttacattttcaagtgagaagctggaaataaaagctgatcCTGTCACATCAGTTTGGGAATCAAGGGTCAGTCATCCGCagactgcactgcaaaaacactaaatcttaccaagtatttttggtctaatttctagtgcaaatatcttagtaaacttcaaataagacaaactaatgTACAcataactttttagcaagatatagaggcttgttttaagtaaacaatttcttaatagtcatgaaaatgtacttgttccattggcagattatttcacttataacaaatgttccccatgttataagttaatttatttggCGAtgtaactagtactttttcatcaatattaaggaattatttacttaaaacaagcttctgcaTCTTTCctgaaaaagttactttagtttgtcttattagacgtttactgagatatttgcactagaaattagaccaaaaatacttggtaagattttgtctttttgcggTGTACAGAACGAAAATGTTTCtaagccttttaaaaaaataatttaggttCCTTGAATATTTATCCATCTATCGACTTTATCTCCACAGCTTGTCACATGAACGCATTCATTCAAGTCTCAGCATttagaacaagaaaaacaggGGACGCCAAATCTAGGGTGCAGTGACGCGGTCCCGTCGCCGGGAGGAGCTGTTCATTTTGCCTGCACTTGGATCGGATGGAGTGAAAAACACATTAGCTTCGATAGCAACGGCTAACGTTTACTCCTTATTTAGCTTAGCTATGCGTTCTCTATAAGTCAACATAAAGGTAAGAGGAAATGCTTTACTGGCTTACTATCTGCATTGTCACCTTTTATGAACCTCGCAGAGATAAACTAAGAGATCTGCGGGATGTCAGGGACGAGCAGGCGTGGCTTGCTAACTGGCTAGATACCTAGCTAGCcaattaaagcatttttatataaactacTGGAGCTtcaaatgctaatattttatagaaatttgTACAACCCAGTGATTTTCTCAATGACACCTCTGAATCTTCTTTCACATGGTGGCTTCATGTTTTAGGCATCTCATTTTGCATGTTGTAAACCTATCCAGGTGCGAGCTTCTGCTTTCCATGGCCGTGGGCTGATGTGCACACCATGCGGCACCAGTGGCTGCTCCTCGGGGCTTGTGGCTGGGTCCTGCTCGTCCTCATGTTTGTCAGTAAATTCATTAGCTTTAAAACTATTGAAGGTAAGATACCGGTCATCGGTGCTATATCTTCATGCAACACTGTTCATTTCAGAAGCTTATCAGTCACAGAGAGTGGTTACTGTAATTAAAGCTAAAGATTGTCAAAAGAAATATTAGATGtgcaacattttgttcattCTACCTTTgcttttcaagcaaattttttaaactcttctatttacttcttttttttcaactaccttttgtgttaaaatacaaaactttagTGATAAGACtccaatatatattttctttcaatactGATGTTTGGGCTGTTTTTTGGTAATGAGGGCACACTTTGgtattagaaatatttcaggacaataaacaaattatttatttcattttattctgtgtGTTTAGAAGTCagattaacatttgtttgtgcTTTCCCAGGTTACAAGAAGCGACCTGCTCAAAGTTGGACTGTGGGAAATACAAAGGTGGCGAAACCGGCATCTGTGCCGAGCACATTAAAGCAAAATCAAACGCCATCACATCAGGTGAGAAAttcatttcagatatttttttatttatttttatttatttttacctctttCCTATTCACATAAAAAGTTGCTGTGAAATCCAGTCCATCAGTCATGGCAGTTCTTGTGTGATTGTCTCAGCCCTCAGTTGCGGCCACTGCGTCTGACTGGCAGGCGGTCTCCGAGAGCCGAATCGAGCATCTTTCAGCTGTGTGCAAGAACAGCAGCCTGAGGAATTTAACTCATGTCTCGATCAGCAAGTTCGTCCTCGACCGCATCTTTGTCTGCGACAAACGCCAGATCTTGTTCTGCCAGACGCCTAAAGTGGGGAACACAcagtggaagaaggtgctcaTTGTGCTCAATGGTGAGTACGGGATGGACCGATGCACATTTTACTGGAGTTGCAGTGGGAATTTGCAAGGATGAAGCTTAGAAAGTTTCTGATTTGTCTTGGCTGCTGCAGGAGGTTTTCCCAGCGTGGAAGAAATCCCAGAAAACCTCGTTCACGACCACGACAAAAACGGCCTGCCCCGCCTGTCGTCATTCTCCCCTCAGGAAATAACTGAAaggttggttttgtttattgtgtGTAAATGACGTACTGCAGacaatcttttttcttttttcttacccTGCAAGTGCAATGGATCAAATTTCATGAAATTTAACATGCTTCGTTGGAGTTTTTCAAATTAACTTGTTAATCCTTGCTGTCTGCCTCACCAGATTGAACTCTTACTTTAAGTTCTTCATCGTGAGAGATCCCTTCGAGCGCCTCATTTCGGCGTTCAAGGACAAGTTCGTGAAGAACCCGCGCTTCGAGCCCTGGTACAAGCATGACATCGCGCCGGCCATCATCCGCAAATACCGCAAGGTCCACCGCGAGAGCGACCTGGCCACCTCCGGCCTGCACTTCGAGGACTTCGTCCGTTATCTGGCAGACGCCGAGGGCCGCCGGCGGATGGACCGGCAGTTCGGGGAGCACATCATCCACTGGGTGACGTACGCGGAGCTGTGCGCGCCATGCGAGATAAACTACAGCGTGGTCGGGCACCACGAGACCCTGGAGCACGACGCGCCGTTCATCCTGAGAGCGGCCGGCATCCACCAGCTGGTGTCGTACCCGGCCATTCCTCCGGGCATCACGCGCTACAATAGGACCAAGGTGGAGCACTACTTCTCAGGGATCAGTAAGCGGGACATCAGGCGTCTCTATGCACGATACCAAGGTGACTTCCAGCTGTTTGGTTACCCGACGCCAGAGTTTTTACTGAACTGAATGGGAAAACTGAACTAGGGTGCTGGATTTTAGCATCCTTGCTGCCATAGGAAgagcagactttaaaataaattgtttactTTTACTCCCATGCTTTTGTTGGAATAATTGGTGTGAGCTGTGTTGAATTATCATTTTACTGAAGGAAAGTAGTCAATATAATAATTAATGAGAGGTATAAATTAAACGAAGAACACATTTAatggttttatatttaataatcaTGTTTGACTTCTTATCTGTTATACAGGCATATAGTCCTGTAAATGTAGCTATATTGTTGCACTGTTTGGATCTCCTGATTCAGGGATTCGTTATGGATGATGCTGcaggtgcatctcagtaaattagaataccattgaaggggcagtattgtgtcaaattgacttttttttttttttttttagctttacatcgtgttataatgttattccctcatcaaaaacataccaggagtgttgccttgattatttaatgcatgtttgaaaaactcTTCagtctcacaaaaaaaaaaacacaaaactgcccgtttaaaagtttatttcagttgaACCATGTGTACTATGtagattaattaaacaaattgaataatttttgcTAAACTATTTAAACTCCTTGGTGATGTTTTGAGATGCGCCTGCGCAGCTGCAGATCCTGTTCTGTTACAATTGAAGGTCCTCTTTGAAGAACAAACTGAGCACTTGTGGTTTTTCATTAAGGTTTTTATGACTTATCGAACAGCAttaacttttttacatttttataataatgaaatataatAACAAGGCAAACAAATGTCTtgtcaaggaaaaaaaaaaaacttgcgtAAGGTTAATATAGGTGTAATAATAATGAACTGAAAAACTGACTCCCTTTGCGCCGACACTGAATTTTgaaagctactttttttttctacaagaaGTGTAACACTTAAATGTTCTTAACATGACTtgcaattaaacatttttattaaatgttgatATTTATATTAGGAATTTGGTGACGGGTGGCTGCAAGGTTTAAAGCATTATTGGCTCCCTGTGGGTAGTTGTGTTTCAGAGACCGGGTTTAAAATAAAGGTGTAAAATACCTGTGTGGTGGTTTCCATTTGTTGTGCTTTTGAATTTTGTGCAAACAATTTAAAGGGACGCACGACAAACCTTGTATATCTGCTTTGGATTCACTTTTGACATTTCAGTAGTGGTTTAAACCCAAAGAAACTGTGATGTCTTTGTTTCCTTTCTGTTATCCCAACAACTTGctgtaacaaaaaaagcacaaaaaaagcaaagtggaCAACTTGAAGAAGCAATTTCTGCCTAATAAATATGACACGCTAGCATCTTAGGTATTGCATAGAATAACccaatcttaaaaaaaaaaagatcgaAACAGCGACGTCATGATCAACTTTGGATGCAGTGATACCAAACATCCACGAGGTGGCGGTAAAAACTTGAATTAACAGTGACACAAGCTTTGAACTCCAATGAACCCTTGATCTAAATGCCACCACAWTGCCAATATTGCGGTGAAATATTGGATTAATAAATGTCACCTGTTGTgtgtccaaaacaaacatgccagATATAAGATAACAGTAATCACATCAACACCAGGAACAGAGTTTACATTTATTATCTGCTGAATGTTCGCGTTTGGTTCtggtatctttttttttagac
Proteins encoded:
- the rpl31 gene encoding large ribosomal subunit protein eL31 gives rise to the protein MAPTKKGEKKKGRSAINEVVTREYTINIHKRIHGVGFKKRAPRAINEIRKFAMKEMGTPDVRIDTRLNKAVWSKGIRNVPYRMRVRLSRKRNEDEDSPNKLYTLVTYVPVTTCKGLQTVNVDEN
- the chst10 gene encoding carbohydrate sulfotransferase 10 → MRHQWLLLGACGWVLLVLMFVSKFISFKTIEGYKKRPAQSWTVGNTKVAKPASVPSTLKQNQTPSHQPSVAATASDWQAVSESRIEHLSAVCKNSSLRNLTHVSISKFVLDRIFVCDKRQILFCQTPKVGNTQWKKVLIVLNGGFPSVEEIPENLVHDHDKNGLPRLSSFSPQEITERLNSYFKFFIVRDPFERLISAFKDKFVKNPRFEPWYKHDIAPAIIRKYRKVHRESDLATSGLHFEDFVRYLADAEGRRRMDRQFGEHIIHWVTYAELCAPCEINYSVVGHHETLEHDAPFILRAAGIHQLVSYPAIPPGITRYNRTKVEHYFSGISKRDIRRLYARYQGDFQLFGYPTPEFLLN